A genomic region of Metopolophium dirhodum isolate CAU chromosome 1, ASM1992520v1, whole genome shotgun sequence contains the following coding sequences:
- the LOC132951811 gene encoding uncharacterized protein LOC132951811: MSAAEGTGVIQVNLNNSWTAQQLLLQTMAERRSNIAVLCEYNRPMGDSDHWVGSLDRKCAVFATNSSDVILDEQGAGVGFAWVWLGDVLLYSCYCTPNCSVQEYDLFLGRLEFSISHQSRTHVNLIVAGDINSHSPEWGSMRLDTRGSMLSDFATSLGLTICNVGSRPTFRRANSASIIDVTLERFPSGGRQLVTDWSVLEDTYSASDHLYIEYLVSSRAAQKTTRHTTIARAPGWSVKKFNPAAAELFFELSGPSRLPSPEALASDHAE, translated from the coding sequence ATGAGCGCGGCCGAGGGGACTGGAGTCATTCAAGTCAACTTGAACAACAGTTGGACGGCCCAGCAGCTACTCCTGCAGACGATGGCAGAACGACGATCGAACATCGCTGTCTTGTGTGAATATAATAGGCCGATGGGTGACTCCGACCACTGGGTAGGAAGTCTGGACAGGAAATGCGCCGTATTTGCAACAAATTCCTCGGACGTGATCTTGGACGAGCAAGGAGCGGGCGTAGGCTTCGCTTGGGTGTGGCTGGGCGATGTACTCCTGTACAGCTGCTACTGCACTCCAAACTGCTCAGTCCAAGAATATGATCTGTTCCTGGGCCGACTGGAATTTTCGATCTCGCATCAGTCAAGAACACATGTGAACCTGATCGTTGCAGGTGACATTAATTCTCATTCCCCGGAATGGGGCTCAATGAGGCTAGACACCAGAGGATCTATGCTGTCGGACTTCGCTACGTCGCTGGGTCTAACAATATGCAACGTCGGTTCCAGGCCTACCTTTAGGCGGGCTAATTCTGCCTCAATTATTGATGTCACGCTGGAACGCTTTCCCTCCGGCGGCCGCCAGCTCGTCACTGACTGGTCGGTACTCGAGGACACCTACTCAGCAAGTGATCATCTGTATATAGAATACCTTGTCTCATCACGAGCAGCGCAAAAAACCACGCGTCACACCACGATAGCTAGGGCACCGGGCTGgtcagttaaaaaatttaatccgGCAGCAGCCGAACTGTTCTTCGAACTGTCTGGACCGTCACGCTTACCATCACCTGAAGCACTCGCTTCGGACCACGCAGAGTGA
- the LOC132934138 gene encoding uncharacterized protein LOC132934138: MDRRSVIKQSFKYYSNIIISALIDELETELSKKQKRIWTRKWLLRRDTHGNSVGLIRELAIEDKSEYKSFMRMTPEQFEFLLQEISPKIKREDTIMRPAIPAKIKLELTLSLLATGNSYRSLSHFFLVSKAAISIFVPEVLDAVFEALKDYIKVS; encoded by the coding sequence ATGGACCGTCGTAGTGTTATAAaacaaagttttaaatattattcaaacataataatatcagctTTAATAGATGAACTGGAAACcgaattaagtaaaaaacaaaaacgaataTGGACGAGGAAATGGCTCCTTCGAAGAGATACACATGGTAATTCGGTTGGATTAATAAGAGAACTTGCAATTGAAGATAAATCAGAGTATAAAAGTTTTATGAGGATGACACCAGAGCAGTTCGAATTTTTGTTACAAGAAATATCTCCTAAAATAAAACGTGAAGATACGATTATGAGACCTGCGATAcctgcaaaaataaaattggagCTTACCTTATCACTTTTAGCTACCGGAAACAGTTATCGTAGTTTATCTCACTTTTTTCTGGTTTCAAAAGCAGCAATAAGTATTTTCGTTCCTGAAGTTTTAGACGCTGTGTTCGAGGCTTTAAAGGATTATATAAAAGTAAGttga
- the LOC132951859 gene encoding tigger transposable element-derived protein 4-like, whose amino-acid sequence MSKRKQFTIEEKANVIFRLKKGEKKSDIANELGVGHFAISNIWKARDKIEQEFQNEKLSVKKLRNCTHTDLDNVLLRWFKNQRNLCIPINGPILQQKANELAEGLGKHNFNCSTGWIQRFRARHNFVFSTISGESNSVNTEITQNWLEKVWPKLREGYTDDQIYNADETGLFYRILPNRTLKFKGEKCSGGKMSKERLTVLVSASMTGKKMKLIIIGKSRNPRCFKNINSDCLPVTYEYNSKAWMTAELWSKILLIGI is encoded by the coding sequence ATGAGCAAACGAAAGCAATTCACCATCGAAGAAAAGGCAAATgtcatttttcgtttaaaaaaaggtgAAAAAAAATCCGACATAGCTAATGAATTAGGCGTAGGTCACTTTGCAATTTCCAACATATGGAAAGCTCGAGACAAAATCGAACAAGagtttcaaaatgaaaaattatcagTTAAGAAACTCAGAAATTGTACACATACAGATTTAGATAATGTTTTATTACGATGGTTTAAAAATCAAAGAAATCTATGCATTCCAATTAATGGACCAATTCTTCAACAGAAAGCCAATGAATTAGCTGAAGGCCTTGGTAagcataattttaattgttccaCTGGTTGGATTCAAAGATTTAGAGCGAGGcataattttgtgttttcaaCAATAAGCGGAGAATCAAATTCGGTCAATACtgaaataacacaaaattggcTCGAAAAAGTATGGCCTAAATTACGAGAAGGATACACAGATGACCAAATTTATAATGCAGATGAGACTGGACTTTTTTACAGAATTCTTCCTAacagaacattaaaatttaaaggagAAAAATGTTCAGGTGGTAAAATGTCCAAAGAACGTCTAACTGTCTTAGTTTCAGCAAGTATGACtggtaaaaaaatgaaactgaTCATAATTGGAAAATCCCGTAATCCACGATGTTTCAAAAACATCAATAGTGACTGTCTACCGGTAACATATGAATATAACTCCAAAGCTTGGATGACCGCAGAATTATGgtctaaaattttattaattgggATTTAG